In a genomic window of uncultured Flavobacterium sp.:
- a CDS encoding acetyl-CoA C-acyltransferase: MNKRVVIVSAVRTPIGSFMGGLSTVPAPKLGAAAIKGALQKINLDPKLVDEVFMGNVVQAGVGQAPARQAALFAGLSDEVIATTVNKVCASGMKAVMFAAQAIACGDAEIVVAGGMENMSLIPHYVQMRNGNKFGPATMLDGMQKDGLTDAYDNNAMGVCADLCASEYKISREEQDNFAIQSYERSAKAWDAGKFNSEIVPVEVPQRRGEPIIVSKDEEYTNVKLDKIPSLSPVFTKDGTVTAANASTINDGAAALVLMSEEKAIALGLKPLAYIKSYADAAQEPKWFTTSPAKALPKALNKAGIAIGDVDYFEFNEAFAVVGLANSQILGLDNDKVNVNGGAVSLGHPLGCSGARIIVTLLNVLEQNNAKTGAAAICNGGGGASAIVIERA, translated from the coding sequence ATGAACAAAAGAGTTGTTATCGTTTCTGCCGTTAGAACACCTATCGGAAGTTTCATGGGAGGTTTATCTACCGTACCCGCACCAAAATTAGGTGCTGCCGCTATAAAAGGAGCACTTCAAAAAATTAACCTTGACCCAAAATTAGTTGATGAAGTATTTATGGGTAATGTAGTACAAGCCGGAGTTGGACAAGCGCCAGCGCGTCAGGCTGCGCTTTTTGCAGGCTTGTCTGACGAAGTTATTGCTACAACCGTAAACAAAGTTTGTGCTTCCGGAATGAAAGCTGTGATGTTTGCTGCCCAAGCAATCGCTTGTGGTGACGCTGAAATTGTCGTTGCCGGGGGAATGGAAAACATGAGCTTGATTCCGCACTACGTGCAAATGCGTAACGGAAACAAATTTGGTCCTGCAACAATGCTTGACGGAATGCAAAAAGATGGTTTGACAGATGCTTACGATAACAACGCAATGGGAGTTTGCGCTGATTTATGTGCATCTGAATACAAAATCAGCCGTGAAGAACAAGATAATTTTGCTATTCAATCTTATGAAAGAAGCGCAAAAGCATGGGATGCAGGAAAATTTAACAGCGAAATTGTTCCTGTTGAAGTTCCACAAAGACGTGGTGAACCAATCATCGTTTCTAAAGACGAAGAATACACCAACGTAAAACTGGATAAAATCCCTTCACTAAGTCCTGTTTTTACCAAAGACGGAACAGTTACTGCTGCAAACGCATCAACTATTAATGACGGAGCTGCAGCATTAGTTTTAATGTCTGAAGAAAAAGCAATCGCATTAGGATTAAAACCCCTAGCCTACATAAAAAGTTATGCTGATGCTGCGCAAGAACCAAAATGGTTTACAACAAGTCCGGCAAAAGCATTACCAAAAGCTTTAAACAAAGCAGGAATTGCAATTGGAGACGTAGATTATTTCGAATTCAACGAAGCATTTGCAGTTGTTGGTTTAGCCAATTCACAAATTCTTGGTCTGGATAACGATAAAGTAAACGTAAATGGCGGAGCAGTTTCTTTAGGACACCCACTAGGATGTTCGGGAGCAAGAATCATCGTAACTTTGCTAAATGTTCTGGAACAAAACAATGCTAAAACCGGAGCTGCTGCAATTTGCAATGGTGGTGGTGGTGCATCTGCAATTGTTATCGAAAGAGCTTAA